The Tamandua tetradactyla isolate mTamTet1 chromosome 5, mTamTet1.pri, whole genome shotgun sequence genome window below encodes:
- the CGAS gene encoding cyclic GMP-AMP synthase isoform X1: MDIGREKVKRFASKAGASAPKVSASKDSAPKGSAAKGSARNARSALEDPNESAFTPGVAQPSAGRCGSSGSLRKKSAPDLQERPKVRARGSRTKKAPLGAEDAQSLGATGEASVEEQVTLADLAVPGTPFPGAGSGRQERASSALGRKPEPRPKEVPIPGPLVPAPRLGRKEAVQAGWRPRAVLEKLKLSRQEISAAAEIVNRILDHLVKRLQSCESEFKGVALLRTGSYYERVKISTPNEFDVMFKLELPRIQLEEYYNSGTHYLVKFKRNPKGNPLSQFLEGEILSASKMLSKFRKIIKEEIKNIEDADVTMERKKKGSPAVTLLIRKPKEISVDVILALESKSSWPASTLEGLPIKNWLGSKVRNELRRQPFYLIPKHAKEGNGFQEETWRLSFSHIEKCILNNHGQSKTCCEIDGVKCCRKECLKLMKNLLEKLKKKFENRKEMTKFCSYHVKTAFFHVCTQDPQDSQWQSKDLDYCFNNCVTYFLQCLRTEELKHYFIPGVNLFSRDKIDKISKEFLLRQIEYERNNGFPVFDEF, encoded by the exons ATGGACATCGGCCGCGAAAAGGTGAAGCGGTTCGCCTCAAAGGCCGGAGCTTCCGCGCCCAAAGTCTCCGCGTCCAAAGACTCCGCGCCCAAAGGCTCCGCGGCCAAAGGCTCCGCGCGGAATGCGAGAAGCGCTCTGGAAGACCCCAACGAGTCTGCGTTCACCCCGGGGGTCGCTCAGCCCAGCGCCGGGAGATGCGGCTCCTCGGGATCCCTGCGGAAGAAGAGCGCCCCGGACCTCCAGGAAAGGCCAAAGGTTCGCGCGCGGGGGTCACGCACCAAGAAGGCACCTCTAGGAGCTGAGGATGCGCAGTCCTTGGGCGCTACCGGCGAGGCCTCGGTGGAGGAACAGGTGACTCTTGCGGACCTAGCTGTCCCGGGGACGCCCTTTCCCGGGGCTGGATCTGGCCGCCAAGAGCGCGCGTCCTCCGCTCTGGGGCGGAAACCCGAGCCAAGGCCCAAGGAGGTACCCATCCCCGGCCCGCTGGTCCCGGCGCCTCGCTTGGGCCGGAAGGAGGCGGTGCAAGCGGGCTGGAGGCCCCGCGCGGTGCTGGAGAAGTTGAAGCTGAGCCGCCAGGAAATCTCGGCGGCTGCTGAAATCGTGAACAGGATTTTGGACCATCTGGTGAAGAGACTGCAGAGCTGCGAGTCCGAATTCAAAGGCGTCGCGCTTCTGCGCACCGGAAGCTACTACGAGCGCGTGAAG ATATCTACTCCTAATGAATTTGATGTCATGTTTAAACTGGAGCTCCCCAGAATTCAGCTAGAAGAATATTACAACAGTGGTACTCATTACCTTGTGAAATTCAAAAGAAATCCCAAAGGAAACCCTCTGAGTCAGTTTTTAGAAGGGGAAATATTATCAGCTTCTAAGATGCTGTCAAAATTTAGGAAAatcatcaaggaagaaattaaaaacattgaag ATGCAGATGTCActatggagagaaagaagaaagggagtcCTGCTGTAACACTTCTTATtagaaaaccaaaagaaatatctgtgGATGTAATCTTGGCTTTGGAATCAAAAAGTAGCTGGCCTGCTAGCACCCTGGAAGGCCTGCCCATCAAGAACTGGCTCggatcaaaagttaggaatgaATTAAGACGACAGCCATTTTACCTCATACCCAAGCACGCAAAGGAAGGAAATGGTTTTCAAG AAGAAACATGGCGGCTGTCTTTCTCTCACATTGAAAAGTGCATTTTGAATAACCATGGGCAATCTAAAACATGCTGTGAAATCGATGGAGTGAAATGTTGCAG GAAAGAGTGTTTAAAACTAATGAAGAATCttttagaaaaactgaaaaaaaagtttgaaaatcgAAAGGAAATGACTAAGTTCTGTTCCTACCATGTGAAAACTGCCTTCTTTCATGTGTGTACCCAGGACCCACAGGACAGCCAATGGCAGTCCAAAGACCTGGACTACTGCTTTAATAACTGTGTGACATACTTTCTTCAGTGCCTCAGGACAGAGGAACTTAAGCATTATTTTATTCCTGGAGTCAATCTGTTCTCTCGAGACAAAATTGACAAAATAAGTAAAGAATTTCTTTTAAGGCAGATTGAatatgaaagaaacaatggatttccagtttttgatgaattttaa
- the CGAS gene encoding cyclic GMP-AMP synthase isoform X2, translated as MDIGREKVKRFASKAGASAPKVSASKDSAPKGSAAKGSARNARSALEDPNESAFTPGVAQPSAGRCGSSGSLRKKSAPDLQERPKVRARGSRTKKAPLGAEDAQSLGATGEASVEEQVTLADLAVPGTPFPGAGSGRQERASSALGRKPEPRPKEVPIPGPLVPAPRLGRKEAVQAGWRPRAVLEKLKLSRQEISAAAEIVNRILDHLVKRLQSCESEFKGVALLRTGSYYERVKISTPNEFDVMFKLELPRIQLEEYYNSGTHYLVKFKRNPKGNPLSQFLEGEILSASKMLSKFRKIIKEEIKNIEEETWRLSFSHIEKCILNNHGQSKTCCEIDGVKCCRKECLKLMKNLLEKLKKKFENRKEMTKFCSYHVKTAFFHVCTQDPQDSQWQSKDLDYCFNNCVTYFLQCLRTEELKHYFIPGVNLFSRDKIDKISKEFLLRQIEYERNNGFPVFDEF; from the exons ATGGACATCGGCCGCGAAAAGGTGAAGCGGTTCGCCTCAAAGGCCGGAGCTTCCGCGCCCAAAGTCTCCGCGTCCAAAGACTCCGCGCCCAAAGGCTCCGCGGCCAAAGGCTCCGCGCGGAATGCGAGAAGCGCTCTGGAAGACCCCAACGAGTCTGCGTTCACCCCGGGGGTCGCTCAGCCCAGCGCCGGGAGATGCGGCTCCTCGGGATCCCTGCGGAAGAAGAGCGCCCCGGACCTCCAGGAAAGGCCAAAGGTTCGCGCGCGGGGGTCACGCACCAAGAAGGCACCTCTAGGAGCTGAGGATGCGCAGTCCTTGGGCGCTACCGGCGAGGCCTCGGTGGAGGAACAGGTGACTCTTGCGGACCTAGCTGTCCCGGGGACGCCCTTTCCCGGGGCTGGATCTGGCCGCCAAGAGCGCGCGTCCTCCGCTCTGGGGCGGAAACCCGAGCCAAGGCCCAAGGAGGTACCCATCCCCGGCCCGCTGGTCCCGGCGCCTCGCTTGGGCCGGAAGGAGGCGGTGCAAGCGGGCTGGAGGCCCCGCGCGGTGCTGGAGAAGTTGAAGCTGAGCCGCCAGGAAATCTCGGCGGCTGCTGAAATCGTGAACAGGATTTTGGACCATCTGGTGAAGAGACTGCAGAGCTGCGAGTCCGAATTCAAAGGCGTCGCGCTTCTGCGCACCGGAAGCTACTACGAGCGCGTGAAG ATATCTACTCCTAATGAATTTGATGTCATGTTTAAACTGGAGCTCCCCAGAATTCAGCTAGAAGAATATTACAACAGTGGTACTCATTACCTTGTGAAATTCAAAAGAAATCCCAAAGGAAACCCTCTGAGTCAGTTTTTAGAAGGGGAAATATTATCAGCTTCTAAGATGCTGTCAAAATTTAGGAAAatcatcaaggaagaaattaaaaacattgaag AAGAAACATGGCGGCTGTCTTTCTCTCACATTGAAAAGTGCATTTTGAATAACCATGGGCAATCTAAAACATGCTGTGAAATCGATGGAGTGAAATGTTGCAG GAAAGAGTGTTTAAAACTAATGAAGAATCttttagaaaaactgaaaaaaaagtttgaaaatcgAAAGGAAATGACTAAGTTCTGTTCCTACCATGTGAAAACTGCCTTCTTTCATGTGTGTACCCAGGACCCACAGGACAGCCAATGGCAGTCCAAAGACCTGGACTACTGCTTTAATAACTGTGTGACATACTTTCTTCAGTGCCTCAGGACAGAGGAACTTAAGCATTATTTTATTCCTGGAGTCAATCTGTTCTCTCGAGACAAAATTGACAAAATAAGTAAAGAATTTCTTTTAAGGCAGATTGAatatgaaagaaacaatggatttccagtttttgatgaattttaa